The nucleotide window AGCGGCGATCAACGAGGGTGCCGCGGACGATCAGGCCGTACCGGCCGCCGTCCGCACCTCCATCACCGTCCCCGCCACCGTCTCCATGGTCGCGCTCCTCGGCTCCGGCGACGAGCTCCTCCGCCTGGTCGAGAGCGAGCTCGCCGCCGACGTGCACGTGCGCGGCAACGAGATCGCGATCACCGGGCAGCCGGGCGACAACGCCTTCGCCGTGCGGGTGTTCGACGAGCTGATCGCGCTGCTGGCCACCGGCCAGACGCTGCGCCCGGACTCGGTGCGCCGCGTCGTCGGCATGCTGCGTGCCGGGGGCGGCGAGCGTCCGGCGGAGGTGCTCAGCCTCGACATCATCAGCCGCCGGGGCCGCACCATCCGGCCCAAGACGCTGAACCAGAAGCACTACGTCGACGCCATCGACACCCACAGCGTGATCTTCGGGATCGGCCCGGCCGGCACCGGCAAGACCTACCTGGCGATGGCCAAGGCCGTGCAGGCGCTGCAGAGCAAGCAGGTCAACCGGATCATCCTCACCCGCCCCGCGGTGGAGGCCGGCGAGCGGCTGGGCTTCCTGCCCGGCTCGCTGTCGGACAAGATCGACCCCTACCTGCGGCCGCTCTACGACGCGCTGCACGACATGGTCGACCCCGAGTCGATCCCGCGGCTGATGGCGGCCGGCACGATCGAGGTCGCCCCGCTGGCCTACATGCGTGGGCGCACCCTCAACGACGCGTTCGTGATCCTCGACGAGGCGCAGAACACCACCGCCGAGCAGATGAAGATGTTCCTCACCCGGCTCGGCTTCGGCTCGAAGATGGTCGTCACCGGCGACGTCACCCAGGTCGACCTGCCCGGGGGAGCGCAGAGCGGCCTGCGGGTCGTCCGCGACATCCTCGAGGGCATCGACGACGTGCACTTCGCCACGCTGACCAGCTCCGACGTCGTCCGGCACCGCCTGGTCGGGGACATCGTGGACGCCTACGAGCGCTACGACGCCACCCTGCTGCCCGCCCCCACGGGCCAGTCCCGCAACCCCGCCCGGCCGGCGCGCCCGGCCCGCCAGCAGGGGAGCTGATCGGCGTGCCCGTCGAGGTCGCGAACGAGTCCGAGACAGCTGTCGACGAGGCCGCGCTGGCCGGGATCTGCCGCTACGTGCTCGACGCCATGGAGGTCAGCCCGCTCGCGGAGCTGTCCGTGCTGTGCGTCGACACCGACTACATGGCCACGCTGCACGAGCGGTGGATGGGCGAGAAGGGCCCCACCGACGTCCTCGCCTTCCCGATGGACGACCTGGACACCAAGCGGCCCGACGACCCCGAGCCGGGTCCGGCGCTGCTCGGTGACGTCGTGCTCTGCCCGACCGTCGCGATCCGGCAGGCCCGCGCGGCCGGGCACTCGATGGACGACGAGCTGCTGATGCTGGCCACCCACGGCGTGCTCCACCTGCTGGGCTACGACCACATGGAGCCCGACGAGGAGAAGGAGATGTTCGGCCTGCAGGGCAAGCTGCTCGAGGGCTGGCGTTCCGTGCCGAGGGAACCGGTGACCGGCGAGCCCGTGGAGCCGGGCGACCGATGAGCCCGACCGCGGTGGTCCTGCTCGTGATCGCCGTCCTGCTCGTGCTCCTCGCCGGCGTCTTCGGCGCGCTCGACGCGGCCCTGCAACGGCTGTCCGTCGCCCGCGTCGAGGAGCTGCGCCGGGACGGCGCGAAGCGCGCCGGCCCGCTGCTGCAGGTCGTCGAGGAGCGTGCCCGGCACGTGGCGCTGCTCCTGCTGCTGCGGATCGTGTGCGAGATGACCGCCGCGGTGCTCGTCGCCGGGGTGTTCTTCCGGCTCTTCGACTCCGTCCCGCTGGGGGTCGTCGTGGCCGCTGCGGTCATGACCGTCGTCAGCTACGTGCTCGTGGGCGTGGGCCCGCGCACGGTCGGCCGGCAGCACGCCTACCCGATCGCGCTGGCCGCAGCGCCGCTGGTCCGGCTGCTGGGCCGGATGCTGGGGCCGATCGCCACGCTGCTGATCCTCATCGGCAACGCGATCACCCCCGGCAAGGGCTACCGCGACGGGCCGTTCAGCAGCGAGGTCGAGCTGCGCGAGCTGGTCGACATGGCCGAGGAGCGCGGCGTCGTCGAGTCCGGTGAGCGCAACATGATCCACGGCGTCTTCGAGCTCGGCGACACCATCGCCCGCGAGGTGATGGTGCCCCGCCCCGACGTCGTGTGGATCGAGCGCGGCAAGACGCTGCGCCAGGCGCTGGCGCTGTGCCTGCGCAGCGGCTTCAGCCGGCTGCCGGTGATCGGGGAGAACGTCGACGACATCATCGGCGTCGTCTTCCTCAAGGACCTCGTGCGCCGCTCGCAGGGCTCCTCGGACTCCCGGGTCAGCGAGCCGCGGGTCGAGGAGCTGATGCGCCCGGCGTCGTTCATCCCGGAGTCCAAGCCCGTCGACGAGCTGCTGCGGGAGATGCAGGCCAGCCGCACGCACATGGCCGTCGTCGTCGACGAGTACGGCGGCTTCGCCGGACTGGTGACCATCGAGGACATCCTCGAGGAGATCGTCGGGGAGATCGCCGACGAGCACGACGCCGTCCAGCGGCCGCCGGTCGAGGAGCTGCCCGACGGCTCGGTGCGGATCACCGCACGGCTGCCGGTCGAGGACCTCGCCGACCTGCTGAAGGTCGAGCTGCCCGAGGACGACGGCGTCGAGACCGTCGGTGGGCTGCTGGCCCGCGAGCTCGGCGTGGTGCCGATCGAGGGCTCCGAGGCCGAGGTCGGCGGGCTCCGGCTGGTCGCGGAGAGCACCGGCGGGCGGCGCAACCAGATCGACACCATCCTGGTGAGCCGGCTGCCCGAGCCGGGCGCCGACGACGCCGAGCCGGCCACCCGTGAGCCCGAGCCGGCGTCGGTGGAAGGCTGACGGAGGACCCTCCCGCCCCACCGCGAGCGCGCTCGCGGTGGGTCCCTGTCCGAGGGCCGACCGACGGTTGGAGATCGATCCCGTGACTGAGCTGGACCCCGAGGACGCCAAGCTGATCACGCTGGCCCGCTCCGCCCGCGGGCGCACCGGGGCCGCGGAGGGTGCTGCCGTCCGCGACACCGACGGCCGCACCTACCTCGCCGCGACGGTGACGCTGCCCTCGCTGCAGCTGTCGGCTCTGCAGGCCGCCGTGGCGGCGGCGGTCTCCAGCGGGGTCGAGGGGCTGGAGGCAGCCGCGGTCGTGACCGCCGCGGAGGCGCTCGAGCCGGCCGGGATGGCCGCAGTGCGCGACCTGACGCCGTCCGCGCCGGTGCTGCTGGCCGGGCCGGACGGCCTGCTCCGGCCGTCTGCCTGACCGGGCGTTCCGGTGTACTCCGTGGCCGCGAGTGATGTGTCGAAAGTTGTAGTGCAGATACACCTTTCGGGGGCTGAGCTTCCGCCGCCGATGGGACAGGCTGAGCGCGTGACCCGGGACGAGAGCACGGCTGTGCTGCGTCCCGAGCCCGGGGAGGCGAAGGCCCGTACCGACGGTGCGGCCTCCGCTCGTCCGGGTCCGGCACTCCTGCCGTCCGTCACCGGCTCCCGGTGACGACGGCGGGCGACGGGTCCTCCGACGTCCTCCTCGGCGACGCGCACGGGGGTGCCGCCGAGGGGGACCCCCCGGGGAGCCCGCCGACGGACGCAGCGGTCGACGACGAGGTCGTCGCTGCGTTCCTCGCCGAGGTCGCCGTCGTCTCGCCCCGGCTGGTCGCCGACCAGGCGCACCGCACGATGCTGGCCGGGCGTGCGGTCGCGGTCCTGCACGCCACCCGCGCCCGGCTGCGCGGCCTGCCCCCGCCGGTCCCGCGCCAGGTCGACGTCGGCGCGACCCGGGCCCGCGCCGACGTGCCCCCGGCCGACTCGCTGCGGGCGGCGAGCCTGCTGTTCCGGCACGCCCTCACCCCACTGCTCGCCCAGGCCCGCGACCTGGTGCCCGGCGACCCGGCCGCCGCCGAGTCGATCGCCGTCGCGCTGCACGAGGTCATCGACGAGTTGGTGGTGCCCGCCGCCATCTCCTACGTCGACGTCCTGCTGTCCCGCGTCAGCGACGCGAACCGCGACGAGCGCCGCCGGGTGGCCCGCGACCTGCACGACCACACCAGCCACGGCATCGGCGCGGCCATGCAGGGCCTGGACCTGGCGCTGCACCTGCTCGAGACCGGCCAGCCGCTGGACCCCACCCGGCTGCGGGCGACCCGGCAGCTGCTGCTGGAGACCCTCAACGACGTCCGCAGCCTGGCCACCCGGCTGCGCGACATGGTCGGCGTCCGCACGCTGGCCCAGGCGCTGCAGGAGTACCTGGACTTCACCGTGCCCATCGGCCTGGCGGCGACGCTGACCGAGGAGGGCGAGGAGGCGGTCGTGCTGCCCTCGCACGTCAAGGAGGAGTGCTACCTGATCGTGCGCGAGGCCATCCGCAACTCCCTCGTCCACGCCCGCGGGGCGACCCGGCTGACGGTGACCCTCCGGGTCGCCGAGGCGCTGCTCACCGCGGTGGTGGAGGACGACGGCGCCGGCTTCGACCCGGCGACGGTCGACACCACCCGCACGGTGGGGCTGGCCTCGCTGCGCGAGCGGGCGCAGGGGCTGGGCGGCGTCGCCGCGATCGACGCCGGCCCCGGCGGTGTGCGGCTGACCCTCACCGTGCCGCTCACGGTGGCCCTGTCGTGACCAGCTCGGTGCGCCGGCTGAGCGTGGTCCTCGTCGACGACCACCGGCTCTTCCGCGAGAGCCTGGGGGCGCTGCTCGCCGTGCACGAGGGCATCGAGGTGGTCGCCGAGGGCTCGAACGGCGAGGAGGCCGTGCGGCTGGCCCGCCAGCACCGCCCCGACGTGGTGCTGCTCGACGTCGAGATGCCCGGGCAGTCGGTGCTCACCTCGCTGGTGGAGATCCGCGGGGCGTCGCCGTCGACGAAGGTCGTCGTCCTCACCATGCACGAGAACACCCCGCTGGCCCGGCAGCTGCTGCTGCGCGGGGCCTCGGCCTACCTGATCAAGACCATCGGGCACCACGAGCTGGTCGCGGCCATCCGGGCCAGCACCGAGCACGAGCAGGACCTGGTGACGCTGTCGGTGTCCCGCAGCGGGCTGGCCGGGCTCACCTCACCGGTGGCGCCGATGCTGTCCGACCGGGAGGTGGAGGTGCTCGCCCTGGTCGCCCGGGCCTGCTCCAACCTCGCCATCGCCACCGAGCTGCGGATCAGCGAGGGCACCGTGAAGCGGCACCTGAGCAACATCAACAGCAAGCTCGGGTCGACGTCCCGGCTGGACGCCGTGCGCCGCGCGACCCGCGCCCGGCTGCTGCCGCCCGGCCTCCAGGACGACTGAAGAAGGACCTCGCTGCCCCCCACCACTCGCGAGCTCGCGGCCGGCCCCTGCAGCGAGGCCGGAGGGCGAGGACTCAGCGGAGCGGGTGGCCGAGGGCGTCGGCGACGGCGGAGGGGTCGCGGACCCAGACGGTGAAGGCCCGGGCCGTCTCCCCGTCGTCGGCCAGGTGGGCCACGCTGATCCGCCGCCGGCCCGGCCACCAGCCGCCCCGGTGGCGCGCCTTCGGCCACCCGGCCGGCGCGGACCCGAGGACGACGTCGGTGACCAGCACGAGCGGGACGACGCCGAAGGACGACGTCTGGCGCAGCCCGGCGATGTCGGTGGACACCGCCCGGTCGCCCACGGTGAACCGCCCGGTGGACACGACCAGCACCAGCAGGCCTAGCCCGACCGCCACCGGTGCCTCGTCGGCGACCGCCGCGCCGCCGTCGCGCCAGCCGAGGAACCCCAGCCAGACGGCGACGGCCAGCACGGTCAGCCCGATCACCAGCGGGGAGGCCAGGTCGTACTGCCAGTACCGCAGCGGCCGCGGCACCACCGTGACGTGCCGCTTGGGCCCGCGCCCGGCGAGGTAGCCGTAGCTGCCGGTCTGGGTGCGGTGCTCCTCGCGGGCCCGCG belongs to Modestobacter sp. L9-4 and includes:
- a CDS encoding hemolysin family protein, translated to MSPTAVVLLVIAVLLVLLAGVFGALDAALQRLSVARVEELRRDGAKRAGPLLQVVEERARHVALLLLLRIVCEMTAAVLVAGVFFRLFDSVPLGVVVAAAVMTVVSYVLVGVGPRTVGRQHAYPIALAAAPLVRLLGRMLGPIATLLILIGNAITPGKGYRDGPFSSEVELRELVDMAEERGVVESGERNMIHGVFELGDTIAREVMVPRPDVVWIERGKTLRQALALCLRSGFSRLPVIGENVDDIIGVVFLKDLVRRSQGSSDSRVSEPRVEELMRPASFIPESKPVDELLREMQASRTHMAVVVDEYGGFAGLVTIEDILEEIVGEIADEHDAVQRPPVEELPDGSVRITARLPVEDLADLLKVELPEDDGVETVGGLLARELGVVPIEGSEAEVGGLRLVAESTGGRRNQIDTILVSRLPEPGADDAEPATREPEPASVEG
- a CDS encoding PhoH family protein, yielding MVALLGSGDELLRLVESELAADVHVRGNEIAITGQPGDNAFAVRVFDELIALLATGQTLRPDSVRRVVGMLRAGGGERPAEVLSLDIISRRGRTIRPKTLNQKHYVDAIDTHSVIFGIGPAGTGKTYLAMAKAVQALQSKQVNRIILTRPAVEAGERLGFLPGSLSDKIDPYLRPLYDALHDMVDPESIPRLMAAGTIEVAPLAYMRGRTLNDAFVILDEAQNTTAEQMKMFLTRLGFGSKMVVTGDVTQVDLPGGAQSGLRVVRDILEGIDDVHFATLTSSDVVRHRLVGDIVDAYERYDATLLPAPTGQSRNPARPARPARQQGS
- a CDS encoding response regulator transcription factor, which gives rise to MTSSVRRLSVVLVDDHRLFRESLGALLAVHEGIEVVAEGSNGEEAVRLARQHRPDVVLLDVEMPGQSVLTSLVEIRGASPSTKVVVLTMHENTPLARQLLLRGASAYLIKTIGHHELVAAIRASTEHEQDLVTLSVSRSGLAGLTSPVAPMLSDREVEVLALVARACSNLAIATELRISEGTVKRHLSNINSKLGSTSRLDAVRRATRARLLPPGLQDD
- a CDS encoding cytidine deaminase gives rise to the protein MTELDPEDAKLITLARSARGRTGAAEGAAVRDTDGRTYLAATVTLPSLQLSALQAAVAAAVSSGVEGLEAAAVVTAAEALEPAGMAAVRDLTPSAPVLLAGPDGLLRPSA
- a CDS encoding sensor histidine kinase — its product is MTTAGDGSSDVLLGDAHGGAAEGDPPGSPPTDAAVDDEVVAAFLAEVAVVSPRLVADQAHRTMLAGRAVAVLHATRARLRGLPPPVPRQVDVGATRARADVPPADSLRAASLLFRHALTPLLAQARDLVPGDPAAAESIAVALHEVIDELVVPAAISYVDVLLSRVSDANRDERRRVARDLHDHTSHGIGAAMQGLDLALHLLETGQPLDPTRLRATRQLLLETLNDVRSLATRLRDMVGVRTLAQALQEYLDFTVPIGLAATLTEEGEEAVVLPSHVKEECYLIVREAIRNSLVHARGATRLTVTLRVAEALLTAVVEDDGAGFDPATVDTTRTVGLASLRERAQGLGGVAAIDAGPGGVRLTLTVPLTVALS
- the ybeY gene encoding rRNA maturation RNase YbeY, with product MPVEVANESETAVDEAALAGICRYVLDAMEVSPLAELSVLCVDTDYMATLHERWMGEKGPTDVLAFPMDDLDTKRPDDPEPGPALLGDVVLCPTVAIRQARAAGHSMDDELLMLATHGVLHLLGYDHMEPDEEKEMFGLQGKLLEGWRSVPREPVTGEPVEPGDR